The Haloferax sp. Atlit-12N genome segment TCCCAGTAGCCCGCCTCGGCGAACGCGTCGTTGCGCAGGCACGCCGCCCGATGCGGCGCGGCGGCAACTTCGGTGAGGGCCGTTCCGTCAGCGGTGGTGGAGGCGGTGGTTGGACCGTCGCCAGCGGAGGCCGCGGCGCTCGCATCGCGGGAGCCCTTGCCCCCGCCGTCAACGCGCCGAGCGTCGGGGTGGGCGTGCAGACACGCCTCTCGGGCGTGCGGGCACCGCGTGTGGAAGCGACAGCCCTGCGGCGGGTTGATGGCTTCCGGCATGATGCCCTCGATGGGCGACAGGCCGTCCACGTCGCGGTCGGGTCGCGGAATCGACCCGAGGAGCGCCTCGGTGTAGGGGTGTTTCGTGTCGTGAAAGAGGTCGTCGACGGTCGCCTGCTCGACGATTTCGCCGAGGTACATCACGGCCACGCGGTCGCATATCTCGGCGACGACGCCCATGTCGTGGGTGACCCAGACGAACGACGTGTCGTAGCGCGCCGCGAGGTCCTTCACGAGGTCGAGAATCTGCGCCTCGACGGTCACGTCGAGCGCGGTCGTCGGCTCGTCGGCGATGACGAGGCTCGGTTCGCACGCGAACGCCATCGCGATAAGGACGCGCTGGCGCATCCCGCCGGAGAACTCGTGCGGGTAGTCGTCCATCCGGCGTTCGGCCTCGGGGATGCCGACCTCGCGGAGGCGCTCGACGGCGATGGCCTCGGCTTCGGCCGCCGACACGTCGCGGTTGAGCCCGATAATCTCGCTCAACTGCTCGCCGACGGTGAACACCGGGTTGAGGCTCTCCGTCGGGTCCTGAAATATCATCGCGATTTCGCGGCCCCGGATGCGCTCGCGAATCTCGCGGCTCGACAGCATCTCGGGGTCCTGCTTGGGTTCGTCGTCGGGGCCGTCGCCGCGCTCGACGCCGACGAGCAGGTCGTCTTCGAAACGGACCTCGCCGTTGACGATGAGGCCCGGCGAGTCGATGAGGCGCATGATGCTCCGCGCCGCGACGCTCTTTCCGGCGCCGCTCTCGCCGACTAACCCGAGCACTTCGCCGCGCTGTACCTCGAACGAGATACCGTCGACGGCCCGGACGGTTCCCGCGTCGGTGCGGAAGTGGGTGTGCAGGTCGCGGACGGTGAGTAGCGTATCAGACATTGGTCGTGGAATCGTGGGGGGCGTCGGTGCGTGAGATGGGTGCCTCTGCAGAACCGCAAGAGCGAGTTCCGACGCCGCCCCGAGTAGGGAGCGATAGTTCGGCGGGCGAGCGACTGGCGGAAGCCGGGCGACTCCCGGCCCCGCGGCGAACGGTCGGTGAGATGTGTCGTCCGTTCATCGTCAGTCGTTCGACCGCGGGTCGATTGCGTCGCGCAGGCCGTCGCCCAGCAGGTTGAAGCCGATGACCGTCGCGAGAATCGCGAGGCCCGGCCAGATGCTGAACCACGGGTTGACGATCATATACTGCCGCGAGTGGGCGAGCATCTGCCCCCACGACGGCGTCGGGGGTTGGACCCCGAACCCGAGGAACGACAGCGACGCGACGATGAGGATGTTCACGCCGACCTGCAGCGTCGATTGGACGAGCACCGGCGCGAAACTGTTCGGGATGATGTGGCGGAAGATGATGTGGCGGTCGCGCACGCCGGCGGCCTTCGCGGCCTCGACGTACTCCATCTCCCGGACGCTCAGCACCTGCGAGCGAATCAGGCGCGTGAACACCGGAATCGTCGTGATGGAGACGCCGACGATGGCGATGCCGAGTTCCTTGCCGAACGCGGACATGATGGCGATGACGAGGATGAGGAACGGAATCGCGTACAGCGATTCGACGAACCGCTGGAGCACGTCGTCGACCCACCCGCCGTAGTAGCCCGAGACCGCACCGACGACCGTCCCGATGGTCATCCCGATGCCCGTCGCGATGAGACCCACCTGAACGGCGATGCGGGTGCCGTAGACCAGCCTGACGAGTACGTCGCGGCCGCGGTGGTCCGTCCCGAGCGGATGCGCCCACGTTCCCGTCCCGAAACTGTTTTCGATGCCGACCGGCGGGAGCAGGATTGTGCTCCCGGCCGGGTCGTTCTCCGGGTGGTACCAGAACGTCGCCGCGAACTGGTAGTCGAACAGGTCGGCGTCGATAGTCGTCAACAGCGCGACGAGCGTCACGAGCCCGATGACGTAGAGGCCGACGCGCGACGCCGAGTTGCGCTTCAGCTGTCGAAGCACCTGCGAGGTGCGCGAGACGGCGGAGCGCTCGTCGGCGTCCGCGACGCCGCCCGTGCGGGTCGAGTCGCCGACGGCGGCCGTCGAATCACTCACCGGCACCACCCCCGTAGGAGATGCGCGGGTCGATGACCGCGTACAGCACGTCCACGACGAGCACGCCGAGGACGAACACGATGGCGAAGAATATCGTCGTGCCCATGATAAGTTGGTAGTCCTGCGCCCGGACCGCGGTGATGATGAGGTTCCCCATCCCGTTGATGTTGAAGACCGTCTCGGTCAGCACCGCGCCGCCGAGGGCGGTCGTCATCTGGATGCCGATGACGGTGAGCACCGGCAGTTGCGCGTTCTTGAACGCCTGCCGTCGGAGAATCGTCCGCTCGGAGACGCCGTAGGCGCGGGCGAGCTGAACGTAGTCCTTGTTGAGCACTTCGAGCATCGACGACCGCTCGATGCGCGTGATAGCCGCCATCTGAAGCGTCCCCAGCGTGATAGAGGGGAGTATCAGATGCGACGCGGCAGTCGTGAGCACATCCAGTCTCGACGTCGCGCCGTCGACCGACGCGGGGTCGGCCCACGGCATGACGAGCCCGCTCGGCGGCAGGAGGTCGCCGTAGTACGCGAACACGATGATGAGCAGCAGGCCGACCCAGAAGCTCGGCGTGCTGACGCCGATGAGCGACGTGACGCGGGCGAGGTGGTCGTAGCCGTTGTTACGGTTCTTGGCGGCGAAGATGCCCAGCGGAATCGCAGAGCCGATGGCGAGCGTGAAACTCGACGCGAGGAGCAGCAGCGTCACCGGAAGCCGCTCCAGAATCTTCTCCGTCACCGCGACTCCACCGTAGTGGATGCTCGTCCCGAAGTCGCCCGTCGCGACCGCCGCGAGGTACCGGACGTACCGGACGTACAGCGGTTGGTCGAGGCCGTACTTCGCGCGGGCGGCCTCGATGGCCGCCGCGTCGGCGGCCGGCCCGACGAGGATGCGAACCGGGTCGCCGGGTATCGAGTTGATGAGGACGAACGTGACCGTAACGACGAACAGCAAGACCGGAACGATTTGGAGTAATCGCCGTCCGATGTAACCGGTTGTCGTCATGAGTGGAGTGGATGGGGAGTGAGCATATAACGTTTGGTAACTGTTACCGACAGAACAACGTCATCTGTCGACGGAGACGTTGTTGTAGCCGGTGAGGAGCCGCGGGTTCTGTGGCGAGACCGGGTGGACTTGGAACTCGCTGACGGCGGACTTCACGCCGTAGGAGTTCTTGTAGTTGAACGCCGGGAGGTGAACTTTGTCCTCCAGAAGCGTCGAGATGGCGGACTGGTAGAGCTGTTGGCGCTCGTCGCGGTCGGTCGACTCGCGCGCGCCCTTAATCTGCTCCATGACCTCGTCGTTCTTGTAGTAGACGCCCTGGTTCACGCCCTCAGACTCCTCGTGGAACAGGTTGAACATGAAGTCGTCCGGGTCGGGGTAGCGGACCCACCCGAGGACGTAGATGTTGTAGTCCGAGGCGTTGCCGGTGTACGCGCGGCTGAGCATCGCGCCCCAGTCGAGCCGTTCGACGTGGGCCTCGTAGCCGGCCTCCTTGATGCCGTTGGCGATGGAGAGGCCGATGTTCTCGCGGTTGTCGTCCGGGGGGACGATAATCTTCGCGTCCCAGTCGGCGGGGACGCCGGCCTCCTCGAACAGCGCCGTCGCCTGCTCGATATCTTTGTCGTTCGGAATCTCCATCCACTCTTCGAGCGGCATGTCCCACTCTTCGACCATTGGGCCCGGGAGCGGACCGTACTGGCGGAGTCCAGCCGGGTCGATGTAGCGCTCGACCGCGTCGTCCATCGAGAAGCTGTAGTCGATGGCCTCGCGGACACGCTTGTCGGCGGTCGGCCCCTCGTTGCAGTTGAACGCGACGTAGAAGTACCCGACGCTCTCCACCTCGGAGATACTCGTGTCTTCGGTGCTCTCGACGGTGTCCCAGAGCCGTGGCGGAATCGTCTCGATGACGTCCACGTCGCCCGTCCGGAGGTTGGTGACGCGCGTGGTCGACTCCGTGATGGGCGTGAACTCGACACCCGCGACGTTGGGCAGTTCGTCGCCCCAGTAGTCGTCCCAGCGTTCGAGCGTGACGTAGTTGCTCTCTTCCCACTCGACGAACTTGAACGGCCCCGACCCGATGGGCTGTTGGGTGCTGAACGCCTCTTTGTCCTCCTCGCGGACGGCCTCCGGCACGACCTGATGGGTGAGGACGTGCTGGAACATCGCGTAGGGGTTCGAGAGGTCGAACTGAACCGTCGTCTCGTCGATGGCCTCAACGGAGTCGATGACGCTGAAGATGCCCAGAAGAGGAGTCTCCTCCTCTATCGGCGCACGGAACGAGTAGGCCACGTCCTCAGCGGTGACCGGGTCGCCGTTGTGGAACATCGCGTTATCGACGATTTCGACGATGTAACGGGTGTTGTCCCGCTCGATGGTCGGCATGCTCGTCGCGAGGTTCGGAACCACGTCGGTCCCCTCGCCGTAGGTGTACAGCTGGCTGAACACCCGGTTCGCGACGAGCGCGTCGGGGTTCGAAAGCTGCGTTATCGGGTCGAATCGGACGGGGTTCAGCGACTGTCCGATGTTTATCGTCGCGTCGGAGCTCCCGGAGGACGTCTCCGTTCCGCCGCTCGTGGTCGTTCCGCCGCCGCCGTCGCCCTCGGTCGTCGTTTCGGAACCGGAGTCGGACGTACAGCCGGCGAGTAAGACAGGTATCGACGCACCCGTCGCTTTCAGTATGTTTCTACGTGAGACACTCTCTCTCATCATTGACGCCGAATCATTTCGGCATCACCGACATAAGCGTTTGCATACTGTGCGTTTGTTTCCCCTTATCCACTCATGCTGCCGCTTCGTGAAGTATTATATACGACAACTGTGCGTATCTCCGTATGGACTCAACGGAGTCACAGTCACTCCTAGCGGAGATGACGTGGCAGGAAGCCGAAACCGCGTTCGACGAGGCGGACTTCGTCGTGCTCCCCTGCGGAGCAACCGAACAGCACTCGACGCACCTCCCGACCTCGGTCGACTCCATCCGAGCGGAGAACCTGACCGCGGAACTCGCCGCGGCGGCCCCGGAACACGACTTGAACCTCCTCGTTCTGCCGGTCCTCCCGTACGGCTACTCGGAGCACCACATCAACTACGCAGGGACCGTCTCGCTCGGAGCCGACACGTACCAAGAGATAATCATCGACGTGGGCCGGTCGGTCCAGCGCCACGGCGCGACCCGGTTTCTCGTCGCCAACTTCCACGGAGGCAACATCGAGCCGCACAAACTCGCGCTCGACCGGCTTCAACGCGACCACGGACTCGACTCGTACTACGCCCACTGGACCGATTTCGCCCGCGACCAGTTAGAAGAGCGGTTCGGCACCGAGTGGGGTCACGCCGGTGAGTACGAGACGAGCGTCATCGAACACTACCGCCCCGAACTCGTCCACGGCGACCGCAAGACGCCGCAGACGAAGAAGAACCGCTACGAGGTCCGCCAGTACGTCCACTTCGACGACCTGACCGTGGAGGGCGGCCTCGGCGACCCGACGCAGTCCGACCCCGAGTTCCTCGAAGCAGTCATCGAGACGACGACCGAGCGAATCCTGACGCACCTCCAGTCGGAACTGGAGTAACGCGACGCTCGACGACCGAGAAACGGACGATAGCGAGCGAACCCCCGAACGAAACGAGATTTTACCGACCACCACCACCTACAGCGTGAGGTGGAACGGCGGTTCCATCCCCTCCGGGAGCGCACACTCGTACTCGCCGGGCACCGACGCCTCGAACTCCTCGCGGGCCGCCGCCACCAGCGCCTCGTCCGAAAGGAGGTCGAGCGTCGTCGCCGCGAGGACCTTCGCGGCGTACACGGCCGCCTTCGACCCGAAACTCCCGTTGGCGGCGACCGCCTGCCACGTGTGCGAGGGCGTCCCCACCGGCCACGACGCCGCCCAGAACTGCGCGGTCGGCGTAATCCAGCTCACGTCCCCAACGTCCGTGGAGCCGTTGAGGACCGTCCCCACGTCGTAAGAGGGCTGCGCGTCCGGATACAGCACCGACGAGCGCGCCGCCTCGCGTCGCTCCTCGGGGAGTTGCGCCGTCCGCGCCTCGATGGTCTCCGCCGAGAGCGTCTCCTGAAGCTCCGCGGCGAACTCGCGGTCCTCGTCGGTGTACGGGATGGGGCCGGCGAGTCGCATGTTCTCCAGCAGTTTATCCGATAGCGCGTGGTTCGCCACGTAGTCGTAACAGCCGGTGTGGAACCGCCGCGACACCGTCGTCTGGGTCATGAGCGCCGCGCCCTCGGCCACGTCGTCGAGCCAGTCGGTGATACGGTCGACCTCGTCGCGGGTCGGCGCGCGGACGTAGAACCACGCCGTCGCCTCCGCGGGGACGACGTTCGGCGCGCCGCCGCCGTCGGGGATGGTGTAGTGGATGCGGGCGTCGTCGGAGACGTGCTCGCGCATGAACTCCGACCCGGTGTTCAGCAGTTCGACTGCGTCGAGCGCGCTCCGACCCGACTGGGGGCTGTCGGCGGCGTGGGCTGACTCCCCGTGAAACGTGTACTCGACGGAGTTCATCGCGAGCGTCTGCGCCATGAACGGCGCGCTGAGGTGGCTCGGATGCCACGTGAGCGCGGCGTCGAGGTCGTCGAACGCCCCGTCGCGGGCCATGAACACCTTGCCGACGAGTATCTCCTCGGCGGGACAGCCGAAGAACGTGACCGTCCCCTCGGCCCGACCGTCGTCGATGGCGCGCTTCGCGGCGAGAGCGGCCCCGACGCCGGCGACGCCGAACAAATTGTGTCCACAGCCGTGGCCCGGTGCGCCGGCCTCGACGGGGTCCCTACTCGACGACACCGTCTGCGACAGTCCGGGCAGGGCGTCGTACTCGCCGAGGATACCGACGTGTGGCTCGCCCTCGCCGTAGGTCGCGCTGAACGCCGTCGGCATCCCGCCGATACCCTCGGTGACGTCGAACCCGGCGTCGCGGAGGACCGACGAGAGCAACTCGGCTGATTCGGTCTCGTGAAGCCCGAGTTCGGGCGTCTCCCAGAGCGACTCGGTGAGCGAGACGAGTTCCGCCTCCAGCGACTCGACCGTCTCGAACGTCTCGTTGTGATTCATTGCGTCTCGTGCGTTTCGACTGGAGAAACGATAATAACACTTCCGGAACAGTGGACGTTCTGGCGCTATGTTCGGGTTAAGAATTGAGATTCACGAGGAACGAATGTAAACGACGGGAGAGTCGAAACCGATAGAACGACCAAATCCCGGCAGTTCGAGGGTTCTCGAACCGCTCCCTCCCGGATTCGCTCGTCAGCCTCGCCGACTCCGGTGAGGGGAGCCACCCCCTCGAATCAGGCGCATGCCGTGCGTATCGTTCACAAACGACTCGTTTCGGCGTCTGGGGGACATGTATTCGTCATCTAACAAGCATCATTCGGGAGCGCCGAAAATACTATGTGCGATGGTGACGACCCGCAGGTAATGACCGAAAACGCGAACGACCGCTCGCTCAAAACAACGGTCACAACCCTCAGAATCGTCGAATTACTCAGGGAACGCGACGGTGCCGGCGTGACCGAGATCGCCCGCGAACTCGACATCGCACCGAGCACCGCACACACCCACGTGACGACTCTCGAATCCCAGGAATACGTGGTTAAAGAGGGTGATACCTATCATCTCGGGCTTCGATTTCTCGGCCTCGGGAACTTCGTCCGGACGCGGAAACGCCGTTTCGGGAAAGCCGAACACTACACCAACGTGCTCGCCGAGGAGTCCGAGCGGCGCTCCATCTTCACCGTCGAAGAGCACGGCCGAGGAGTGTACGTCCACACCTCACCCGGAAAACACGGCGTCTGGACGCAGTCGACAGTGGGAAAGCGTGTCTACCTCCACTCGACGGCGAGCGGGAAGGCCATCCTCGCCCACATGCCGACAGAACGAGTCCGCGAGATCGTCGAGCGAGTCGGCCTCCCGAAGGAGACGGAACAGACGATTCACGACGAGGAGGCGCTGTTCGACGAACTCGCCGAAATCAGAGAGCGCGGCTACGCGCTGAACGTCGAAGAGCAGATTAGCGGCGTCCGCGCGGTCGGAGCCCCGGTCATGGGACCGGACGGCGACGTGTTCGGCGCGCTGAGCGTCGCCGGCCCGTCCAATCGGATGAAAGGCGAGCAGTTCGACCGCCTCACCGAGGTCCTCCTCGGCATCGCCGAGGAGCTCGAACTGAGCATCGCGCTCTCCTGAGCGCGCCGCCTCGTCGCCGTCGGGGGCGTTTCGTGACACACCTAATAGTGTAACTCGAAACGAGAAGTGCCGTCCGCGACGCGACTCAGCGGGGGTGCGAAAAAACGAGAAAAACAAACGCTGTCGGCGACGTTACGCCGGCGAGTAGCGCGGGTAGGAACTGTCGACCGCCTGCGCGTCCTCTTCGAGAAGGGCGACGGCGAGGAAGTCGGCGTAGTCCGCGAAGTAGTCCACGAGTCGCGAGATGCGGTTCGAGTCGATGGCCTCGAGCGAGTCGAGGACCATGAACGGAACCGTCTCGTAGACGTCGTGGATGAGGTAGCCCGCGAGCGCGAACACGAGGCCGGTCACCTCGCGCTCGGACTCAGAGAGGTGGGCGACGGAGTCCTCGTAGCTCACGCCGTCTTCGTTCGTCCGGATGACGTGGAGGTCGAACACCGACTTCTTGACCTTCTTTCGGCCCTCCCGAACCCGCTTTTCGGTGCGTTCGATCCAGATGCGGTCGAGGTTGTCGTATTCGAGCACCTCGAGCACGTCGTCCATGTGGGTGTTGAACTCCTCGACGGCCTCGGATTCGAGGCGCTTGATGCGCGTCCGAAGCTCTGCGAGTTCATCCTCGATGTCCTCGCGGGCCGCTTCGAGTTCGTCGCGCTCGTCGAGTTTGCGCTCGATGTCCGCGATTTCGTCTTCGACGTCCTCGAGGTCGCTGCGGAGGCGGCCGAGGTCGTATTCGAGCTGGTTCGCCTCGCGGTGGAGGTCGAGCAGGTCGCCGTGTTCCTCGCTTTCGAGTTCGTCGACGGTCTGTTCGAGCGAGTCGATTTCGTCTTCGAGGTCCGAGCGGTCGGATTTGAGCTCCTCGATGCGCTCTTGGCGCGTCTCGCGTTCGCTTTCGATTTCGGACAGGCGGCGCTCGATGCGGTCGCGCTCGCGCTGGCGGCGCTCGTAGGTGGACTTCTCGTCTTCGAGTTCGGAGAGCTGCTCGCGGTGTGCGCGGTTGTCCTCGAGTTTCTCCTCGCGGAGCGTCCGGAGGCGCTCGAGCGTGCCCTCGATTTCGGACTTATCGACTTCGGAACCGCACGTCCAGCAGACGACCTGGTCGTCGCCGAGCAGTTGGTCGGTGACGCTGCCGCCGGAGTCGTCGGCGTCGCGGAGCGCGTCAACGACGTCAGAGGAGGTACCAGAGAGCATCTCCTCGTTGAACTGAATCACGGACTGAAGCTCGTTGACGGTCGACTGAATCTGCTGGCGGCGCGTCCGGAGGCGGCTGATTTCGGACTCGATTTCGTCGATTTTGCCGCCGGCGACCTCGGGGAGGTCCTCGGCGTCGTCCTCCAGTTCGTCCTCCTCGGATTCGAGGGCGTCGAGGCTCTGTTTTTCCGTCTCGATGCGGCGGTCCACGTCGTTGATGTCGCGACGCTTGCTCCGGAGGTCGCCGAGTTTGGATTCGAGTTCGCTCTCGACTTCCTGCCGCTCGCTGACGCTGGCGTCGTACTCCTCGACTTCCTGTTCTTTCTCGGCGAGTTCGTCTTCCTTCTCCTCGATTTGGTCTTCGAGTTTCGTCCGCCGGCGTTCGAGTTGCGGCAGGCGGTCCGAGAGGTTGCTGAGCGTCGAGAGCTCGTCGGCGATGTCGCGTTTCTCCTGCTGGAGCGACTCGATCTGCTCGTTGATGGACTCGACGTCCACCGGACGCATGATGAGGTCGCGGAGGTCGTCGCCGCGGGCGACCGCCTGTCGGGCGTCGTTCGTCTCGAGCAGGAACGCGAAGAGGTCCGCGAGGTCCGGGTCGTCGAGGACCGGATTCCCGCCGGAGATGACCGTGTCGCCCTGCCGCTCGAACGTCCGGGTGTACGTCTCGTCACCGATGGTGAGTTCGACCGACCCCTCGTCGGCGTCGCCCTTGAGCGCCACGTCGTCGCTCCCGTGGGCAGCCATGATGGACCGCAAAAGCGACGTTCGGTTCGTAGCGTTCCGTCCCGCCAGGACCGTCACGCCCGGCTCGAACGACGTGGACAGGTTGTCGATGCCACCGATGTTTTCGACCGAAAGGTGGACTTTGGATTTTGACACTTGTTCTGAACTCATACCTTGACCAAATAGGTACACCAATATAAAATCATCCGTTGAATCGAACAGAATGTGACAGAACTAATTATGTAACCCCTAGTTCGACGCGTCCTCGTCGCAGTCGCACCCGCCCCGCCGGAGCAGTTCGATGACCTCGTACTGCGTCCCGCAGTCGCGGCAGTACACCTGCGTGTCCACGAGGACGTCGAAATCGCCGAGCCGGAGCTTGCTCGTGTTACGGAGCGAACTCAGGCTCTGTTCGATGACCGCGACCAGTCGGCCGCGGAGCCGCTGGATGGACTCGACGACGTTGTCGACTCTGTTCCCGGACGAGGACTCTTTCGAGACGCCGCGAATCTCCGTCAAATAGGTGTAGACCGCCTGGTGAGAGACGAAATCGGAGAGCAGTTGGTCGACGTCGACGCCGCGGGACTGGAGCGTGTTTTTCGCCTGAACGCGCATCCCCTCCGTGGTCTCGTCCCCGGTGAGGAGCGTGTACAGGTTCTCCACCTCGCCTTCGAGAACGTCCTCGCCCGCCTCGCGGAGTGCGGCGTCGAGCACCTTCTCGTTCATCAGGTCCGCGAGGTCACGGAGACTGTCGCTGTCCTCGGGAGCCGTCCAGCGGTCGGCGAGTTGCTCGCCGAATCCGTCCAAGTCGTACGCCTCGATGACCCGTTCTACCTTGCTCAGGCGACGGTTCGTGCTTTGGTCGGTACCCATTACCCGTGATTCACACGGTAACGTAAAATATCTTCAGGTTTGGAGAGCGATTCGTCACACTCGGTGAGGCGCGTTCGTCGGAACCGGACCGCTACTATCCGGCAATGTCGGATGAGATAGGGTTGGATGAGATGGGGTTCGGTGACTCACGCGGAGACCGAATAGTGACGCGGAGCTGAGTCGAGAGTGCAGAGGCTACGTAACCGACGGGAGACGGCCGAAAAATGGAGCATCAATGGGACGTTGTGCTCGATGAGGTAGCCACCCCACGCGTTCATGAGTACCAGTTGGGCAGGCGTACTCGGTGGGGGCTACCGCGCGTACAGTATGACTGACGTACTGATGGCTATCGTGCTGGTCGCACGGGATGCTGATCACACATGGGTCAGATTGCTCCGACCATATGCTACTACGAATCACACCCATATAATAATTATGTACTTGGCAACCGTTGTGAGTAGCATGTGAATCCCGCCCGGAGCCGCCGGTTCGACGCCGATTCTCGAAGGCGACCGGGGGCCGCCGGGCATTGGCGACATTCCGCGACGCGGGTCGAGACGGCCCATCACGGGCGTCTCGGGAACCCCGGCCCCGCGCCGTCGCGTCAGTTCGCGTCGGGCCTCCGGACCGACTGACTGCCGAGATACGACGCAAAGTACGTCCGACGATGCCGGACGAGAATTGCTCGTCGTGAGCATCGATTCGAAACCGACGTATTGAATCCTAAAGCATTGATTTCGGCCGTATCAGAGTCT includes the following:
- a CDS encoding creatininase family protein is translated as MTWQEAETAFDEADFVVLPCGATEQHSTHLPTSVDSIRAENLTAELAAAAPEHDLNLLVLPVLPYGYSEHHINYAGTVSLGADTYQEIIIDVGRSVQRHGATRFLVANFHGGNIEPHKLALDRLQRDHGLDSYYAHWTDFARDQLEERFGTEWGHAGEYETSVIEHYRPELVHGDRKTPQTKKNRYEVRQYVHFDDLTVEGGLGDPTQSDPEFLEAVIETTTERILTHLQSELE
- a CDS encoding ABC transporter substrate-binding protein, which codes for MRESVSRRNILKATGASIPVLLAGCTSDSGSETTTEGDGGGGTTTSGGTETSSGSSDATINIGQSLNPVRFDPITQLSNPDALVANRVFSQLYTYGEGTDVVPNLATSMPTIERDNTRYIVEIVDNAMFHNGDPVTAEDVAYSFRAPIEEETPLLGIFSVIDSVEAIDETTVQFDLSNPYAMFQHVLTHQVVPEAVREEDKEAFSTQQPIGSGPFKFVEWEESNYVTLERWDDYWGDELPNVAGVEFTPITESTTRVTNLRTGDVDVIETIPPRLWDTVESTEDTSISEVESVGYFYVAFNCNEGPTADKRVREAIDYSFSMDDAVERYIDPAGLRQYGPLPGPMVEEWDMPLEEWMEIPNDKDIEQATALFEEAGVPADWDAKIIVPPDDNRENIGLSIANGIKEAGYEAHVERLDWGAMLSRAYTGNASDYNIYVLGWVRYPDPDDFMFNLFHEESEGVNQGVYYKNDEVMEQIKGARESTDRDERQQLYQSAISTLLEDKVHLPAFNYKNSYGVKSAVSEFQVHPVSPQNPRLLTGYNNVSVDR
- a CDS encoding ABC transporter permease, whose protein sequence is MTTTGYIGRRLLQIVPVLLFVVTVTFVLINSIPGDPVRILVGPAADAAAIEAARAKYGLDQPLYVRYVRYLAAVATGDFGTSIHYGGVAVTEKILERLPVTLLLLASSFTLAIGSAIPLGIFAAKNRNNGYDHLARVTSLIGVSTPSFWVGLLLIIVFAYYGDLLPPSGLVMPWADPASVDGATSRLDVLTTAASHLILPSITLGTLQMAAITRIERSSMLEVLNKDYVQLARAYGVSERTILRRQAFKNAQLPVLTVIGIQMTTALGGAVLTETVFNINGMGNLIITAVRAQDYQLIMGTTIFFAIVFVLGVLVVDVLYAVIDPRISYGGGAGE
- a CDS encoding archaea-specific SMC-related protein, with protein sequence MSSEQVSKSKVHLSVENIGGIDNLSTSFEPGVTVLAGRNATNRTSLLRSIMAAHGSDDVALKGDADEGSVELTIGDETYTRTFERQGDTVISGGNPVLDDPDLADLFAFLLETNDARQAVARGDDLRDLIMRPVDVESINEQIESLQQEKRDIADELSTLSNLSDRLPQLERRRTKLEDQIEEKEDELAEKEQEVEEYDASVSERQEVESELESKLGDLRSKRRDINDVDRRIETEKQSLDALESEEDELEDDAEDLPEVAGGKIDEIESEISRLRTRRQQIQSTVNELQSVIQFNEEMLSGTSSDVVDALRDADDSGGSVTDQLLGDDQVVCWTCGSEVDKSEIEGTLERLRTLREEKLEDNRAHREQLSELEDEKSTYERRQRERDRIERRLSEIESERETRQERIEELKSDRSDLEDEIDSLEQTVDELESEEHGDLLDLHREANQLEYDLGRLRSDLEDVEDEIADIERKLDERDELEAAREDIEDELAELRTRIKRLESEAVEEFNTHMDDVLEVLEYDNLDRIWIERTEKRVREGRKKVKKSVFDLHVIRTNEDGVSYEDSVAHLSESEREVTGLVFALAGYLIHDVYETVPFMVLDSLEAIDSNRISRLVDYFADYADFLAVALLEEDAQAVDSSYPRYSPA
- a CDS encoding amidohydrolase — translated: MNHNETFETVESLEAELVSLTESLWETPELGLHETESAELLSSVLRDAGFDVTEGIGGMPTAFSATYGEGEPHVGILGEYDALPGLSQTVSSSRDPVEAGAPGHGCGHNLFGVAGVGAALAAKRAIDDGRAEGTVTFFGCPAEEILVGKVFMARDGAFDDLDAALTWHPSHLSAPFMAQTLAMNSVEYTFHGESAHAADSPQSGRSALDAVELLNTGSEFMREHVSDDARIHYTIPDGGGAPNVVPAEATAWFYVRAPTRDEVDRITDWLDDVAEGAALMTQTTVSRRFHTGCYDYVANHALSDKLLENMRLAGPIPYTDEDREFAAELQETLSAETIEARTAQLPEERREAARSSVLYPDAQPSYDVGTVLNGSTDVGDVSWITPTAQFWAASWPVGTPSHTWQAVAANGSFGSKAAVYAAKVLAATTLDLLSDEALVAAAREEFEASVPGEYECALPEGMEPPFHLTL
- the rdfA gene encoding rod-determining factor RdfA, whose protein sequence is MGTDQSTNRRLSKVERVIEAYDLDGFGEQLADRWTAPEDSDSLRDLADLMNEKVLDAALREAGEDVLEGEVENLYTLLTGDETTEGMRVQAKNTLQSRGVDVDQLLSDFVSHQAVYTYLTEIRGVSKESSSGNRVDNVVESIQRLRGRLVAVIEQSLSSLRNTSKLRLGDFDVLVDTQVYCRDCGTQYEVIELLRRGGCDCDEDASN
- a CDS encoding IclR family transcriptional regulator: MTENANDRSLKTTVTTLRIVELLRERDGAGVTEIARELDIAPSTAHTHVTTLESQEYVVKEGDTYHLGLRFLGLGNFVRTRKRRFGKAEHYTNVLAEESERRSIFTVEEHGRGVYVHTSPGKHGVWTQSTVGKRVYLHSTASGKAILAHMPTERVREIVERVGLPKETEQTIHDEEALFDELAEIRERGYALNVEEQISGVRAVGAPVMGPDGDVFGALSVAGPSNRMKGEQFDRLTEVLLGIAEELELSIALS
- a CDS encoding ABC transporter permease, translated to MSDSTAAVGDSTRTGGVADADERSAVSRTSQVLRQLKRNSASRVGLYVIGLVTLVALLTTIDADLFDYQFAATFWYHPENDPAGSTILLPPVGIENSFGTGTWAHPLGTDHRGRDVLVRLVYGTRIAVQVGLIATGIGMTIGTVVGAVSGYYGGWVDDVLQRFVESLYAIPFLILVIAIMSAFGKELGIAIVGVSITTIPVFTRLIRSQVLSVREMEYVEAAKAAGVRDRHIIFRHIIPNSFAPVLVQSTLQVGVNILIVASLSFLGFGVQPPTPSWGQMLAHSRQYMIVNPWFSIWPGLAILATVIGFNLLGDGLRDAIDPRSND